One Mycoavidus sp. B2-EB genomic region harbors:
- a CDS encoding ribonucleotide-diphosphate reductase subunit beta, translating to MVEFMLNWDEEITTKTPATGEPQLLSPKSSMTAFDSPVRQPDQQRVRVADKRIINGKTDVNQLVPFKYKWAWEKYLSGCANHWMPQEINMSRDIALWKDPNGLTEDERRVVKRNLGFFVTADSLAANNIVLGTYRHITAPECRQYLLRQAFEEAIHTHAYQYIVESLGLDEGEIFNAYHEVSSIRDKDEFLLPFIHTLTDPAFKTGTPAADQALLKSLIMFACVMEGLFFYVGFTQILALGRQNKMTGAAEQYQYILRDESLHCNFGIDLINQIKLENPHLWTSEFRAEIRELFKTAVDLEYRYAEDTMPRGVLGLNASMFKSYLRFICNRRCTQIGLEPLFPKEENPFPWMSEMIDLKKERNFFETRVIEYQTGGALNWE from the coding sequence CACGACCAAAACTCCCGCAACTGGCGAGCCGCAACTTCTTTCACCAAAGTCATCTATGACGGCGTTTGATAGTCCAGTTCGCCAACCGGATCAGCAACGCGTGAGGGTTGCTGATAAGCGCATTATTAATGGCAAAACGGATGTAAACCAACTGGTTCCATTTAAATACAAATGGGCTTGGGAAAAATATTTGTCTGGCTGCGCGAATCACTGGATGCCGCAAGAAATTAATATGTCGCGCGATATCGCGCTCTGGAAAGATCCAAATGGCCTGACTGAAGATGAGCGCCGTGTAGTAAAACGGAACCTCGGTTTTTTCGTCACCGCAGACTCGCTGGCGGCAAATAATATCGTTCTAGGGACTTATCGCCATATTACCGCGCCTGAGTGTCGTCAGTATCTGTTGCGTCAAGCGTTTGAAGAAGCGATTCATACCCATGCATATCAATATATTGTTGAATCACTGGGCTTGGATGAAGGGGAAATTTTTAATGCTTACCATGAGGTTTCGTCGATTCGTGATAAAGACGAATTTCTGCTCCCGTTTATCCATACATTAACTGACCCTGCTTTTAAGACTGGCACGCCAGCGGCAGATCAAGCTTTGCTGAAATCGCTGATTATGTTTGCGTGTGTGATGGAAGGCCTCTTCTTTTATGTTGGTTTTACGCAGATCTTAGCGCTTGGCCGACAAAACAAAATGACGGGCGCAGCCGAGCAATACCAGTACATTTTGCGTGATGAGTCATTACATTGTAATTTTGGCATTGATCTGATTAATCAAATTAAACTGGAAAATCCGCATCTATGGACTTCTGAGTTTCGCGCAGAAATTCGCGAGCTGTTTAAGACTGCCGTAGATCTCGAATACCGTTACGCTGAAGATACAATGCCGCGCGGTGTGCTGGGTCTGAATGCTTCAATGTTCAAAAGTTACCTGCGCTTTATTTGCAATCGACGGTGTACCCAAATTGGCCTTGAGCCGCTTTTCCCAAAGGAAGAGAATCCTTTTCCATGGATGAGTGAAATGATTGATTTAAAAAAAGAGCGTAATTTTTTTGAAACGCGAGTCATTGAGTATCAGACTGGCGGTGCGCTCAATTGGGAATAG